Proteins encoded within one genomic window of Acomys russatus chromosome 5, mAcoRus1.1, whole genome shotgun sequence:
- the Eml3 gene encoding echinoderm microtubule-associated protein-like 3 isoform X2, producing the protein MDGAAGPGEGPAHETLQSLSQRLRVQEEEMELVKAALAEALRRLRLHGPTTTLQGSGTPAPTSDSSITVPPGLPPTCSPSLVSRGTQTEEELEMEPSSGPPGLSNGPPALQGASEEPSGTQSEGGCSSSSGAGSPGPPGILRPVQPLQRSDTPRRNSSSSSSPSERPRQKLSRKAASSANLLLRSGSTESRGSKDPLSSPGGPGSRRSNYNLEGISVKMFLRGRPITMYIPSGIRSLEELPSGPPPETLSLDWVYGYRGRDSRSNLFVLRSGEVVYFIACVVVLYRPGGGPGGPGGGGQRHYRGHTDCVRCLAVHPDGVRVASGQTAGVDKDGKPLQPVVHIWDSETLLKLQEIGLGAFERGVGALAFSAVDQGAFLCVVDDSNEHMLSVWDCSRGVKLAEIKSTNDSVLAVGFSPRDSSCIVTSGKSHVHFWNWSGGTGVPGNGILARKQGVFGKYKKPKFIPCFVFLPDGNILTGDSEGNILTWGRSVSDSKTPGRGGAKETYTIVAQAHAHEGSIFALCLRRDGTVLSGGGRDRRLVQWGPGLVALQEAEIPEHFGAVRAIAEGLGSELLVGTTKNALLRGDLAQGFSPVIQGHTDELWGLCTHPSLNRFLTCGHDRQLCLWDGEGHALAWSMDLKETGLCADFHPSGAVVVVGLNTGRWLVLDTETREIVSDVTDGNEQLSVVRYSPDGLYLAIGSHDNMIYIYSVSSCGTKSSRFGRCMGHSSFITHLDWSKDGNFIMSNSGDYEILYWDVAGGCKLLRNRYESRDREWATYTCVLGFHVYGVWPDGSDGTDINSLCRSHNERVVAVADDFCKVHLFQYPCARAKAPSRMYSGHGSHVTSVRFTHDDSYLVSLGGKDASIFQWRVLGAGSSGPSPATPSRTPSLSPASSLDV; encoded by the exons ATGGACGGGGCTGCGGGGCCCG GTGAGGGCCCTGCTCACGAGACCCTGCAAAGCCTGAGCCAGCGGCTTCGGgtgcaggaagaagaaatggaactGGTAAAGGCAGCCCTGGCAGAAGCCCTTCGCCGGCTCCGGCTGCATGGCCCCACCACAACCCTGCAGGGCTCTGGCACACCAGCTCCCACAAGTGACAG CAGCATTACAGTTCCCCCAGGACTGCCACCTACATGCAGCCCTTCCTTGGTGAGTCGAGGCACCCAGACTGAGGAAGAACTGGAGATGGAACCATCCTCTGGACCCCCTGGCCTGAGCAATGGACCTCCAGCTCTTCAGGGGGCCAGTGAAGAGCCTAGTGGGACTCAGTCTGAAGGAgggtgcagcagcagcagtggggcaGGCTCCCCTGGACCCCCAGGAATCCTTAGGCCTGTGCAGCCCCTCCAGCGTTCTGACAC GCCAAGAagaaattcctcctcctcctcatccccatCAGAGCGGCCCAGGCAGAAACTCTCCAGGAAGGCAGCTTCCTCAGCCAACCTGCTCTTGCGGTCAGGGAGCACAGAGAG CCGTGGGAGCAAAGACCCCCTGTCCAGCCCTGGGGGTCCTGGATCTCGGAGGAGCAACTATAACCTAG AAGGCATTTCAGTGAAGATGTTCCTTCGTGGCCGCCCCATCACCATGTACATCCCGTCTGGCATCCGAAGTCTTGAGGAGCTGCCCAGCGGTCCACCCCCAGAGACCCTGAGCCTTGACTGGGT TTATGGGTACAGGGGTCGTGACTCTCGCTCAAATCTATTTGTGTTGCGCTCTGGGGAGGTGGTCTACTTTATTGCCTGCGTAGTAGTGCTGTACCGGCCTGGGGGAGGCCCAGGGGGTCCTGGAGGTGGCGGCCAAAGACACTACCGTGGTCACACAGACTGCGTTCGATG CCTTGCTGTTCACCCTGATGGTGTTCGTGTAGCCTCAGGACAGACAGCTGGAGTGGACAAGGATGGAAAG CCCCTGCAGCCCGTGGTTCACATCTGGGACTCGGAGACACTCCTAAAACTGCAGGAGATTGGACTGGGTGCTTTCGAGCGTGGTGTGGGAGCTTTGGCCTTTTCAGCAGTG GATCAGGGCGCTTTTCTTTGTGTGGTGGATGATTCCAACGAGCACATGCTGTCAGTGTGGGACTGCAGCAGGGGAGTGAAGCTGGCTGAGATCAAG AGTACAAATGACTCAGTGCTGGCTGTTGGCTTCAGTCCTCGTGACAGCAGCTGTATTGTCACCAGTGGAAAATCTCATGTCCACTTTTGGAACTGGAGTGGTGGGACAGGGGTCCCTGGGAATGGGATCCTCGCCCGGAAACAGGGTGTTTTTGGG AAATACAAGAAACCCAAGTTTATCCCTTGCTTTGTGTTCCTCCCTGATGGGAACATTCTCACTGGAGACTCCGAGGGGAATATTCTCACCTGGGGTCGAAGTGTCTCGGATTCTAAGACcccaggcaggggtggggccaAAG AGACCTACACAATCGTGGCCCAGGCCCACGCTCACGAGGGCTCCATCTTTGCCCTGTGTCTCCGACGAGATGGGACAGTGCTGAGTGGTGGTGGGCGGGACCGCCGGCTGGTACAGTGGGGGCCTGGGTTGGTGGCcctccaggaggctgag ATTCCAGAACACTTTGGAGCTGTGAGGGCCATTGCGGAAGGGCTTGGCTCGGAGCTGCTGGTGGGAACCACGAAGAATGCATTACTGAGGGGAGATCTGGCTCAGGGCTTCTCCCCTGTTATCCAG GGCCACACCGATGAGCTCTGGGGACTGTGTACACATCCCTCCCTGAACCGCTTCCTCACCTGTGGCCATGACCGACAGCTCTGCCTGTGGGATGGGGAAGGCCATGCACTGGCCTGGAGCATGGACCTAAAG GAGACGGGTCTATGTGCTGACTTCCACCCAAGTGGGGCAGTTGTGGTTGTAGGACTGAACACGGGGAG GTGGTTGGTTTTGGACACGGAGACCAGAGAGATTGTGTCTGATGTCACTGATGGCAATGAACAGCTCTCAGTTGTCCGGTACAGCCCAG atgggTTGTACCTGGCTATTGGTTCCCATGACAACATGATTTACATCTATAGCGTTTCCAGTTGTGGCACTAAGTCCAGCCGCTTTGGCAGATGTATG GGGCACTCCAGTTTTATCACTCACCTCGACTGGTCCAAGGATGGGAATTTCATTATGTCCAATTCTGGGGACTATGAGATTCTTTACT GGGACGTGGCTGGAGGCTGCAAACTACTAAGGAATCGCTATGAGAGCAGAGACCGAGAGTGGGCTACCTACACCTGTGTGCTGGGCTTCCATGTCTATG GTGTGTGGCCTGATGGCTCTGATGGGACAGACATCAACTCCCTTTGCCGCTCCCACAATGAACGTGTGGTGGCTGTGGCAGACGACTTCTGCAAAGTACACCTCTTTCAGTACCCATGCGCTCGAGCCAAG GCGCCAAGTCGTATGTACTCAGGCCACGGCAGTCACGTGACTAGCGTCCGGTTCACACACGACGACTCATACCTTGTTTCGTTAGGCGGCAAGGACGCCAGCATCTTTCAGTGGCGAGTGCTGGGGGCAGGGAGCTCTGGGCCCAGCCCTGCCACGCCGTCTAGAACTCCCTCGctgtcccctgcctcctccctggaCGTGTGA
- the Eml3 gene encoding echinoderm microtubule-associated protein-like 3 isoform X1 yields the protein MDGAAGPGEGPAHETLQSLSQRLRVQEEEMELVKAALAEALRRLRLHGPTTTLQGSGTPAPTSDSSITVPPGLPPTCSPSLVSRGTQTEEELEMEPSSGPPGLSNGPPALQGASEEPSGTQSEGGCSSSSGAGSPGPPGILRPVQPLQRSDTPRRNSSSSSSPSERPRQKLSRKAASSANLLLRSGSTESSRGSKDPLSSPGGPGSRRSNYNLEGISVKMFLRGRPITMYIPSGIRSLEELPSGPPPETLSLDWVYGYRGRDSRSNLFVLRSGEVVYFIACVVVLYRPGGGPGGPGGGGQRHYRGHTDCVRCLAVHPDGVRVASGQTAGVDKDGKPLQPVVHIWDSETLLKLQEIGLGAFERGVGALAFSAVDQGAFLCVVDDSNEHMLSVWDCSRGVKLAEIKSTNDSVLAVGFSPRDSSCIVTSGKSHVHFWNWSGGTGVPGNGILARKQGVFGKYKKPKFIPCFVFLPDGNILTGDSEGNILTWGRSVSDSKTPGRGGAKETYTIVAQAHAHEGSIFALCLRRDGTVLSGGGRDRRLVQWGPGLVALQEAEIPEHFGAVRAIAEGLGSELLVGTTKNALLRGDLAQGFSPVIQGHTDELWGLCTHPSLNRFLTCGHDRQLCLWDGEGHALAWSMDLKETGLCADFHPSGAVVVVGLNTGRWLVLDTETREIVSDVTDGNEQLSVVRYSPDGLYLAIGSHDNMIYIYSVSSCGTKSSRFGRCMGHSSFITHLDWSKDGNFIMSNSGDYEILYWDVAGGCKLLRNRYESRDREWATYTCVLGFHVYGVWPDGSDGTDINSLCRSHNERVVAVADDFCKVHLFQYPCARAKAPSRMYSGHGSHVTSVRFTHDDSYLVSLGGKDASIFQWRVLGAGSSGPSPATPSRTPSLSPASSLDV from the exons ATGGACGGGGCTGCGGGGCCCG GTGAGGGCCCTGCTCACGAGACCCTGCAAAGCCTGAGCCAGCGGCTTCGGgtgcaggaagaagaaatggaactGGTAAAGGCAGCCCTGGCAGAAGCCCTTCGCCGGCTCCGGCTGCATGGCCCCACCACAACCCTGCAGGGCTCTGGCACACCAGCTCCCACAAGTGACAG CAGCATTACAGTTCCCCCAGGACTGCCACCTACATGCAGCCCTTCCTTGGTGAGTCGAGGCACCCAGACTGAGGAAGAACTGGAGATGGAACCATCCTCTGGACCCCCTGGCCTGAGCAATGGACCTCCAGCTCTTCAGGGGGCCAGTGAAGAGCCTAGTGGGACTCAGTCTGAAGGAgggtgcagcagcagcagtggggcaGGCTCCCCTGGACCCCCAGGAATCCTTAGGCCTGTGCAGCCCCTCCAGCGTTCTGACAC GCCAAGAagaaattcctcctcctcctcatccccatCAGAGCGGCCCAGGCAGAAACTCTCCAGGAAGGCAGCTTCCTCAGCCAACCTGCTCTTGCGGTCAGGGAGCACAGAGAG TAGCCGTGGGAGCAAAGACCCCCTGTCCAGCCCTGGGGGTCCTGGATCTCGGAGGAGCAACTATAACCTAG AAGGCATTTCAGTGAAGATGTTCCTTCGTGGCCGCCCCATCACCATGTACATCCCGTCTGGCATCCGAAGTCTTGAGGAGCTGCCCAGCGGTCCACCCCCAGAGACCCTGAGCCTTGACTGGGT TTATGGGTACAGGGGTCGTGACTCTCGCTCAAATCTATTTGTGTTGCGCTCTGGGGAGGTGGTCTACTTTATTGCCTGCGTAGTAGTGCTGTACCGGCCTGGGGGAGGCCCAGGGGGTCCTGGAGGTGGCGGCCAAAGACACTACCGTGGTCACACAGACTGCGTTCGATG CCTTGCTGTTCACCCTGATGGTGTTCGTGTAGCCTCAGGACAGACAGCTGGAGTGGACAAGGATGGAAAG CCCCTGCAGCCCGTGGTTCACATCTGGGACTCGGAGACACTCCTAAAACTGCAGGAGATTGGACTGGGTGCTTTCGAGCGTGGTGTGGGAGCTTTGGCCTTTTCAGCAGTG GATCAGGGCGCTTTTCTTTGTGTGGTGGATGATTCCAACGAGCACATGCTGTCAGTGTGGGACTGCAGCAGGGGAGTGAAGCTGGCTGAGATCAAG AGTACAAATGACTCAGTGCTGGCTGTTGGCTTCAGTCCTCGTGACAGCAGCTGTATTGTCACCAGTGGAAAATCTCATGTCCACTTTTGGAACTGGAGTGGTGGGACAGGGGTCCCTGGGAATGGGATCCTCGCCCGGAAACAGGGTGTTTTTGGG AAATACAAGAAACCCAAGTTTATCCCTTGCTTTGTGTTCCTCCCTGATGGGAACATTCTCACTGGAGACTCCGAGGGGAATATTCTCACCTGGGGTCGAAGTGTCTCGGATTCTAAGACcccaggcaggggtggggccaAAG AGACCTACACAATCGTGGCCCAGGCCCACGCTCACGAGGGCTCCATCTTTGCCCTGTGTCTCCGACGAGATGGGACAGTGCTGAGTGGTGGTGGGCGGGACCGCCGGCTGGTACAGTGGGGGCCTGGGTTGGTGGCcctccaggaggctgag ATTCCAGAACACTTTGGAGCTGTGAGGGCCATTGCGGAAGGGCTTGGCTCGGAGCTGCTGGTGGGAACCACGAAGAATGCATTACTGAGGGGAGATCTGGCTCAGGGCTTCTCCCCTGTTATCCAG GGCCACACCGATGAGCTCTGGGGACTGTGTACACATCCCTCCCTGAACCGCTTCCTCACCTGTGGCCATGACCGACAGCTCTGCCTGTGGGATGGGGAAGGCCATGCACTGGCCTGGAGCATGGACCTAAAG GAGACGGGTCTATGTGCTGACTTCCACCCAAGTGGGGCAGTTGTGGTTGTAGGACTGAACACGGGGAG GTGGTTGGTTTTGGACACGGAGACCAGAGAGATTGTGTCTGATGTCACTGATGGCAATGAACAGCTCTCAGTTGTCCGGTACAGCCCAG atgggTTGTACCTGGCTATTGGTTCCCATGACAACATGATTTACATCTATAGCGTTTCCAGTTGTGGCACTAAGTCCAGCCGCTTTGGCAGATGTATG GGGCACTCCAGTTTTATCACTCACCTCGACTGGTCCAAGGATGGGAATTTCATTATGTCCAATTCTGGGGACTATGAGATTCTTTACT GGGACGTGGCTGGAGGCTGCAAACTACTAAGGAATCGCTATGAGAGCAGAGACCGAGAGTGGGCTACCTACACCTGTGTGCTGGGCTTCCATGTCTATG GTGTGTGGCCTGATGGCTCTGATGGGACAGACATCAACTCCCTTTGCCGCTCCCACAATGAACGTGTGGTGGCTGTGGCAGACGACTTCTGCAAAGTACACCTCTTTCAGTACCCATGCGCTCGAGCCAAG GCGCCAAGTCGTATGTACTCAGGCCACGGCAGTCACGTGACTAGCGTCCGGTTCACACACGACGACTCATACCTTGTTTCGTTAGGCGGCAAGGACGCCAGCATCTTTCAGTGGCGAGTGCTGGGGGCAGGGAGCTCTGGGCCCAGCCCTGCCACGCCGTCTAGAACTCCCTCGctgtcccctgcctcctccctggaCGTGTGA
- the Eml3 gene encoding echinoderm microtubule-associated protein-like 3 isoform X3 → MDGAAGPGEGPAHETLQSLSQRLRVQEEEMELVKAALAEALRRLRLHGPTTTLQGSGTPAPTSDSITVPPGLPPTCSPSLVSRGTQTEEELEMEPSSGPPGLSNGPPALQGASEEPSGTQSEGGCSSSSGAGSPGPPGILRPVQPLQRSDTPRRNSSSSSSPSERPRQKLSRKAASSANLLLRSGSTESSRGSKDPLSSPGGPGSRRSNYNLEGISVKMFLRGRPITMYIPSGIRSLEELPSGPPPETLSLDWVYGYRGRDSRSNLFVLRSGEVVYFIACVVVLYRPGGGPGGPGGGGQRHYRGHTDCVRCLAVHPDGVRVASGQTAGVDKDGKPLQPVVHIWDSETLLKLQEIGLGAFERGVGALAFSAVDQGAFLCVVDDSNEHMLSVWDCSRGVKLAEIKSTNDSVLAVGFSPRDSSCIVTSGKSHVHFWNWSGGTGVPGNGILARKQGVFGKYKKPKFIPCFVFLPDGNILTGDSEGNILTWGRSVSDSKTPGRGGAKETYTIVAQAHAHEGSIFALCLRRDGTVLSGGGRDRRLVQWGPGLVALQEAEIPEHFGAVRAIAEGLGSELLVGTTKNALLRGDLAQGFSPVIQGHTDELWGLCTHPSLNRFLTCGHDRQLCLWDGEGHALAWSMDLKETGLCADFHPSGAVVVVGLNTGRWLVLDTETREIVSDVTDGNEQLSVVRYSPDGLYLAIGSHDNMIYIYSVSSCGTKSSRFGRCMGHSSFITHLDWSKDGNFIMSNSGDYEILYWDVAGGCKLLRNRYESRDREWATYTCVLGFHVYGVWPDGSDGTDINSLCRSHNERVVAVADDFCKVHLFQYPCARAKAPSRMYSGHGSHVTSVRFTHDDSYLVSLGGKDASIFQWRVLGAGSSGPSPATPSRTPSLSPASSLDV, encoded by the exons ATGGACGGGGCTGCGGGGCCCG GTGAGGGCCCTGCTCACGAGACCCTGCAAAGCCTGAGCCAGCGGCTTCGGgtgcaggaagaagaaatggaactGGTAAAGGCAGCCCTGGCAGAAGCCCTTCGCCGGCTCCGGCTGCATGGCCCCACCACAACCCTGCAGGGCTCTGGCACACCAGCTCCCACAAGTGACAG CATTACAGTTCCCCCAGGACTGCCACCTACATGCAGCCCTTCCTTGGTGAGTCGAGGCACCCAGACTGAGGAAGAACTGGAGATGGAACCATCCTCTGGACCCCCTGGCCTGAGCAATGGACCTCCAGCTCTTCAGGGGGCCAGTGAAGAGCCTAGTGGGACTCAGTCTGAAGGAgggtgcagcagcagcagtggggcaGGCTCCCCTGGACCCCCAGGAATCCTTAGGCCTGTGCAGCCCCTCCAGCGTTCTGACAC GCCAAGAagaaattcctcctcctcctcatccccatCAGAGCGGCCCAGGCAGAAACTCTCCAGGAAGGCAGCTTCCTCAGCCAACCTGCTCTTGCGGTCAGGGAGCACAGAGAG TAGCCGTGGGAGCAAAGACCCCCTGTCCAGCCCTGGGGGTCCTGGATCTCGGAGGAGCAACTATAACCTAG AAGGCATTTCAGTGAAGATGTTCCTTCGTGGCCGCCCCATCACCATGTACATCCCGTCTGGCATCCGAAGTCTTGAGGAGCTGCCCAGCGGTCCACCCCCAGAGACCCTGAGCCTTGACTGGGT TTATGGGTACAGGGGTCGTGACTCTCGCTCAAATCTATTTGTGTTGCGCTCTGGGGAGGTGGTCTACTTTATTGCCTGCGTAGTAGTGCTGTACCGGCCTGGGGGAGGCCCAGGGGGTCCTGGAGGTGGCGGCCAAAGACACTACCGTGGTCACACAGACTGCGTTCGATG CCTTGCTGTTCACCCTGATGGTGTTCGTGTAGCCTCAGGACAGACAGCTGGAGTGGACAAGGATGGAAAG CCCCTGCAGCCCGTGGTTCACATCTGGGACTCGGAGACACTCCTAAAACTGCAGGAGATTGGACTGGGTGCTTTCGAGCGTGGTGTGGGAGCTTTGGCCTTTTCAGCAGTG GATCAGGGCGCTTTTCTTTGTGTGGTGGATGATTCCAACGAGCACATGCTGTCAGTGTGGGACTGCAGCAGGGGAGTGAAGCTGGCTGAGATCAAG AGTACAAATGACTCAGTGCTGGCTGTTGGCTTCAGTCCTCGTGACAGCAGCTGTATTGTCACCAGTGGAAAATCTCATGTCCACTTTTGGAACTGGAGTGGTGGGACAGGGGTCCCTGGGAATGGGATCCTCGCCCGGAAACAGGGTGTTTTTGGG AAATACAAGAAACCCAAGTTTATCCCTTGCTTTGTGTTCCTCCCTGATGGGAACATTCTCACTGGAGACTCCGAGGGGAATATTCTCACCTGGGGTCGAAGTGTCTCGGATTCTAAGACcccaggcaggggtggggccaAAG AGACCTACACAATCGTGGCCCAGGCCCACGCTCACGAGGGCTCCATCTTTGCCCTGTGTCTCCGACGAGATGGGACAGTGCTGAGTGGTGGTGGGCGGGACCGCCGGCTGGTACAGTGGGGGCCTGGGTTGGTGGCcctccaggaggctgag ATTCCAGAACACTTTGGAGCTGTGAGGGCCATTGCGGAAGGGCTTGGCTCGGAGCTGCTGGTGGGAACCACGAAGAATGCATTACTGAGGGGAGATCTGGCTCAGGGCTTCTCCCCTGTTATCCAG GGCCACACCGATGAGCTCTGGGGACTGTGTACACATCCCTCCCTGAACCGCTTCCTCACCTGTGGCCATGACCGACAGCTCTGCCTGTGGGATGGGGAAGGCCATGCACTGGCCTGGAGCATGGACCTAAAG GAGACGGGTCTATGTGCTGACTTCCACCCAAGTGGGGCAGTTGTGGTTGTAGGACTGAACACGGGGAG GTGGTTGGTTTTGGACACGGAGACCAGAGAGATTGTGTCTGATGTCACTGATGGCAATGAACAGCTCTCAGTTGTCCGGTACAGCCCAG atgggTTGTACCTGGCTATTGGTTCCCATGACAACATGATTTACATCTATAGCGTTTCCAGTTGTGGCACTAAGTCCAGCCGCTTTGGCAGATGTATG GGGCACTCCAGTTTTATCACTCACCTCGACTGGTCCAAGGATGGGAATTTCATTATGTCCAATTCTGGGGACTATGAGATTCTTTACT GGGACGTGGCTGGAGGCTGCAAACTACTAAGGAATCGCTATGAGAGCAGAGACCGAGAGTGGGCTACCTACACCTGTGTGCTGGGCTTCCATGTCTATG GTGTGTGGCCTGATGGCTCTGATGGGACAGACATCAACTCCCTTTGCCGCTCCCACAATGAACGTGTGGTGGCTGTGGCAGACGACTTCTGCAAAGTACACCTCTTTCAGTACCCATGCGCTCGAGCCAAG GCGCCAAGTCGTATGTACTCAGGCCACGGCAGTCACGTGACTAGCGTCCGGTTCACACACGACGACTCATACCTTGTTTCGTTAGGCGGCAAGGACGCCAGCATCTTTCAGTGGCGAGTGCTGGGGGCAGGGAGCTCTGGGCCCAGCCCTGCCACGCCGTCTAGAACTCCCTCGctgtcccctgcctcctccctggaCGTGTGA
- the Eml3 gene encoding echinoderm microtubule-associated protein-like 3 isoform X4, protein MDGAAGPGEGPAHETLQSLSQRLRVQEEEMELVKAALAEALRRLRLHGPTTTLQGSGTPAPTSDSITVPPGLPPTCSPSLVSRGTQTEEELEMEPSSGPPGLSNGPPALQGASEEPSGTQSEGGCSSSSGAGSPGPPGILRPVQPLQRSDTPRRNSSSSSSPSERPRQKLSRKAASSANLLLRSGSTESRGSKDPLSSPGGPGSRRSNYNLEGISVKMFLRGRPITMYIPSGIRSLEELPSGPPPETLSLDWVYGYRGRDSRSNLFVLRSGEVVYFIACVVVLYRPGGGPGGPGGGGQRHYRGHTDCVRCLAVHPDGVRVASGQTAGVDKDGKPLQPVVHIWDSETLLKLQEIGLGAFERGVGALAFSAVDQGAFLCVVDDSNEHMLSVWDCSRGVKLAEIKSTNDSVLAVGFSPRDSSCIVTSGKSHVHFWNWSGGTGVPGNGILARKQGVFGKYKKPKFIPCFVFLPDGNILTGDSEGNILTWGRSVSDSKTPGRGGAKETYTIVAQAHAHEGSIFALCLRRDGTVLSGGGRDRRLVQWGPGLVALQEAEIPEHFGAVRAIAEGLGSELLVGTTKNALLRGDLAQGFSPVIQGHTDELWGLCTHPSLNRFLTCGHDRQLCLWDGEGHALAWSMDLKETGLCADFHPSGAVVVVGLNTGRWLVLDTETREIVSDVTDGNEQLSVVRYSPDGLYLAIGSHDNMIYIYSVSSCGTKSSRFGRCMGHSSFITHLDWSKDGNFIMSNSGDYEILYWDVAGGCKLLRNRYESRDREWATYTCVLGFHVYGVWPDGSDGTDINSLCRSHNERVVAVADDFCKVHLFQYPCARAKAPSRMYSGHGSHVTSVRFTHDDSYLVSLGGKDASIFQWRVLGAGSSGPSPATPSRTPSLSPASSLDV, encoded by the exons ATGGACGGGGCTGCGGGGCCCG GTGAGGGCCCTGCTCACGAGACCCTGCAAAGCCTGAGCCAGCGGCTTCGGgtgcaggaagaagaaatggaactGGTAAAGGCAGCCCTGGCAGAAGCCCTTCGCCGGCTCCGGCTGCATGGCCCCACCACAACCCTGCAGGGCTCTGGCACACCAGCTCCCACAAGTGACAG CATTACAGTTCCCCCAGGACTGCCACCTACATGCAGCCCTTCCTTGGTGAGTCGAGGCACCCAGACTGAGGAAGAACTGGAGATGGAACCATCCTCTGGACCCCCTGGCCTGAGCAATGGACCTCCAGCTCTTCAGGGGGCCAGTGAAGAGCCTAGTGGGACTCAGTCTGAAGGAgggtgcagcagcagcagtggggcaGGCTCCCCTGGACCCCCAGGAATCCTTAGGCCTGTGCAGCCCCTCCAGCGTTCTGACAC GCCAAGAagaaattcctcctcctcctcatccccatCAGAGCGGCCCAGGCAGAAACTCTCCAGGAAGGCAGCTTCCTCAGCCAACCTGCTCTTGCGGTCAGGGAGCACAGAGAG CCGTGGGAGCAAAGACCCCCTGTCCAGCCCTGGGGGTCCTGGATCTCGGAGGAGCAACTATAACCTAG AAGGCATTTCAGTGAAGATGTTCCTTCGTGGCCGCCCCATCACCATGTACATCCCGTCTGGCATCCGAAGTCTTGAGGAGCTGCCCAGCGGTCCACCCCCAGAGACCCTGAGCCTTGACTGGGT TTATGGGTACAGGGGTCGTGACTCTCGCTCAAATCTATTTGTGTTGCGCTCTGGGGAGGTGGTCTACTTTATTGCCTGCGTAGTAGTGCTGTACCGGCCTGGGGGAGGCCCAGGGGGTCCTGGAGGTGGCGGCCAAAGACACTACCGTGGTCACACAGACTGCGTTCGATG CCTTGCTGTTCACCCTGATGGTGTTCGTGTAGCCTCAGGACAGACAGCTGGAGTGGACAAGGATGGAAAG CCCCTGCAGCCCGTGGTTCACATCTGGGACTCGGAGACACTCCTAAAACTGCAGGAGATTGGACTGGGTGCTTTCGAGCGTGGTGTGGGAGCTTTGGCCTTTTCAGCAGTG GATCAGGGCGCTTTTCTTTGTGTGGTGGATGATTCCAACGAGCACATGCTGTCAGTGTGGGACTGCAGCAGGGGAGTGAAGCTGGCTGAGATCAAG AGTACAAATGACTCAGTGCTGGCTGTTGGCTTCAGTCCTCGTGACAGCAGCTGTATTGTCACCAGTGGAAAATCTCATGTCCACTTTTGGAACTGGAGTGGTGGGACAGGGGTCCCTGGGAATGGGATCCTCGCCCGGAAACAGGGTGTTTTTGGG AAATACAAGAAACCCAAGTTTATCCCTTGCTTTGTGTTCCTCCCTGATGGGAACATTCTCACTGGAGACTCCGAGGGGAATATTCTCACCTGGGGTCGAAGTGTCTCGGATTCTAAGACcccaggcaggggtggggccaAAG AGACCTACACAATCGTGGCCCAGGCCCACGCTCACGAGGGCTCCATCTTTGCCCTGTGTCTCCGACGAGATGGGACAGTGCTGAGTGGTGGTGGGCGGGACCGCCGGCTGGTACAGTGGGGGCCTGGGTTGGTGGCcctccaggaggctgag ATTCCAGAACACTTTGGAGCTGTGAGGGCCATTGCGGAAGGGCTTGGCTCGGAGCTGCTGGTGGGAACCACGAAGAATGCATTACTGAGGGGAGATCTGGCTCAGGGCTTCTCCCCTGTTATCCAG GGCCACACCGATGAGCTCTGGGGACTGTGTACACATCCCTCCCTGAACCGCTTCCTCACCTGTGGCCATGACCGACAGCTCTGCCTGTGGGATGGGGAAGGCCATGCACTGGCCTGGAGCATGGACCTAAAG GAGACGGGTCTATGTGCTGACTTCCACCCAAGTGGGGCAGTTGTGGTTGTAGGACTGAACACGGGGAG GTGGTTGGTTTTGGACACGGAGACCAGAGAGATTGTGTCTGATGTCACTGATGGCAATGAACAGCTCTCAGTTGTCCGGTACAGCCCAG atgggTTGTACCTGGCTATTGGTTCCCATGACAACATGATTTACATCTATAGCGTTTCCAGTTGTGGCACTAAGTCCAGCCGCTTTGGCAGATGTATG GGGCACTCCAGTTTTATCACTCACCTCGACTGGTCCAAGGATGGGAATTTCATTATGTCCAATTCTGGGGACTATGAGATTCTTTACT GGGACGTGGCTGGAGGCTGCAAACTACTAAGGAATCGCTATGAGAGCAGAGACCGAGAGTGGGCTACCTACACCTGTGTGCTGGGCTTCCATGTCTATG GTGTGTGGCCTGATGGCTCTGATGGGACAGACATCAACTCCCTTTGCCGCTCCCACAATGAACGTGTGGTGGCTGTGGCAGACGACTTCTGCAAAGTACACCTCTTTCAGTACCCATGCGCTCGAGCCAAG GCGCCAAGTCGTATGTACTCAGGCCACGGCAGTCACGTGACTAGCGTCCGGTTCACACACGACGACTCATACCTTGTTTCGTTAGGCGGCAAGGACGCCAGCATCTTTCAGTGGCGAGTGCTGGGGGCAGGGAGCTCTGGGCCCAGCCCTGCCACGCCGTCTAGAACTCCCTCGctgtcccctgcctcctccctggaCGTGTGA